A section of the Agarivorans litoreus genome encodes:
- a CDS encoding DUF4202 domain-containing protein has product MGKPQIMQQNILNQVLNDIDQFNLNDPNKEIDELGTEHAKEFLYGKRMSNCLHDFMLAPPAELQIAARAQHIGRWLSLRSDYPEGRAGYLKWRSDLGKKHAELCAEIMRKHNLDETLIDATASLLRKEKLKRNPLTQALEDVICLVFLKYYFVEFANKHAQEKVISIVQKTWAKMSEQGQQAALALDLSDEALSLVKQALA; this is encoded by the coding sequence ATGGGAAAACCGCAAATCATGCAGCAAAATATTCTGAATCAGGTTTTAAACGATATTGATCAATTTAACTTAAATGACCCTAATAAGGAGATAGATGAGTTAGGAACCGAGCATGCCAAAGAATTTTTGTATGGCAAGCGCATGTCTAATTGCTTACATGATTTTATGTTAGCGCCTCCAGCAGAATTACAAATTGCCGCTCGCGCTCAGCATATTGGTCGTTGGTTATCATTACGAAGTGATTACCCAGAAGGCCGAGCGGGCTACTTAAAATGGCGTAGTGATTTAGGTAAAAAACACGCTGAACTGTGTGCAGAAATAATGCGTAAGCACAATTTAGACGAAACCCTCATCGATGCTACTGCCAGTTTATTACGCAAAGAAAAGCTAAAGCGTAACCCGCTTACCCAAGCCCTTGAAGATGTTATTTGCTTAGTGTTCTTAAAGTACTACTTTGTTGAATTTGCTAATAAACATGCTCAAGAGAAAGTGATTAGCATTGTGCAAAAAACCTGGGCAAAAATGTCTGAACAAGGCCAGCAAGCAGCACTCGCACTAGATTTGTCTGACGAAGCACTAAGCTTGGTAAAGCAGGCCTTAGCCTAG
- the glpX gene encoding class II fructose-bisphosphatase, which produces MRRDLAFRFSRVTEAAALAGYKWLGRGDKNIADNAAVEAMRIMLNDIDIDGEVVIGEGEIDDAPMLYIGEHVGTGGEGVDIAVDPIEGTRMTAMGQNNAVAVLAVGEKGAFLRAPDMYMEKLVVGPEAKGCIDLNQSLEHNIKMVASVLGKELSDMTVITLAKPRHDKVIAEMQKLGVRVFAIPDGDVAASILSCMPLSEVDMMYCVGGAPEGVISAAVIRALGGDMQGRLIPRHQVKEDTAENRAIGEEEIRRCEAEDIQVNSVLQLNDLAKNDNVIFSATGITKGDLLEGINRQGNIATTETLLVRGKTRTIRKIQSTHYLDRKNDNLKSIIL; this is translated from the coding sequence ATGAGAAGAGATCTGGCATTTCGTTTTTCCCGCGTGACCGAAGCCGCAGCATTAGCTGGTTACAAGTGGTTGGGCCGTGGAGATAAAAATATTGCTGATAACGCAGCTGTTGAAGCCATGCGTATTATGCTCAATGACATCGACATTGATGGCGAAGTGGTTATTGGCGAAGGCGAGATTGATGATGCTCCGATGCTTTACATTGGCGAGCATGTTGGTACCGGTGGTGAAGGTGTAGATATTGCGGTAGACCCTATTGAAGGCACCCGTATGACCGCAATGGGTCAAAACAATGCTGTTGCCGTGCTTGCCGTAGGCGAAAAAGGCGCATTTTTACGTGCACCGGATATGTACATGGAAAAGTTGGTTGTTGGACCGGAAGCCAAAGGTTGCATCGATTTAAACCAATCGCTTGAGCACAATATTAAAATGGTTGCGTCAGTCTTGGGTAAAGAGTTGAGCGATATGACGGTGATTACCCTGGCTAAGCCTCGTCATGACAAGGTGATTGCTGAGATGCAAAAACTAGGTGTTCGTGTATTTGCTATTCCTGATGGGGATGTCGCTGCATCGATTTTATCGTGTATGCCACTTAGTGAAGTTGACATGATGTACTGTGTGGGCGGAGCGCCAGAAGGGGTTATTTCGGCGGCGGTAATTCGCGCTTTAGGTGGCGATATGCAAGGCCGTTTAATTCCACGTCACCAAGTAAAAGAAGATACAGCAGAAAATCGCGCCATTGGTGAAGAAGAGATTCGTCGCTGTGAAGCCGAAGATATTCAAGTAAACAGCGTATTACAGTTAAATGACTTAGCCAAAAACGACAACGTGATATTTTCGGCAACGGGTATTACCAAAGGTGATTTACTGGAAGGTATTAATCGCCAAGGTAATATTGCCACCACCGAAACGCTATTGGTTCGTGGTAAAACGCGTACTATTCGCAAGATTCAATCAACCCATTACTTGGACCGTAAAAACGACAACTTAAAGTCGATTATTTTATAG
- a CDS encoding acetyl-CoA sensor PanZ family protein: MRLSFQAIENWQQCASDLSKISANLESSQWQKWQQTGQLFCCTFNQRVVAYCVVSCNKQQLLVQRFQVRDVTQRRGIGLFMFQQLLQLAAQQDLGYLVFPHSNDPAVLGFYRHLGLNNQFTFQL; the protein is encoded by the coding sequence ATGCGTTTATCTTTTCAAGCTATTGAAAACTGGCAACAATGCGCCAGTGATTTATCAAAAATATCAGCCAACCTTGAGTCTTCTCAATGGCAAAAATGGCAACAAACCGGTCAATTGTTTTGTTGTACATTTAATCAACGAGTGGTGGCATATTGTGTTGTAAGTTGTAATAAACAACAGTTGTTAGTGCAGCGCTTTCAGGTGCGAGATGTTACCCAACGCCGCGGCATAGGTTTGTTTATGTTTCAGCAATTATTACAGCTAGCTGCTCAACAAGACCTTGGTTATTTGGTTTTCCCCCATAGTAATGATCCTGCTGTTCTAGGCTTCTATCGCCACCTTGGTTTGAACAATCAGTTCACTTTTCAGCTATAA
- a CDS encoding GspH/FimT family pseudopilin, with the protein MLGISKQGYAAKGFTLLELMIAVAILVIVLVIAVPSLQGLMQDNKQKVTRDLLANSLIVAQQEAIRNNLSTYVCPTTNGTSCEAAWGANKGWLVYVDTNRDGSLDSSHPEKQIIVAHPKPQSAELKYSPSVAGSTLVRFFPTGHASAGELTVCAPSNDYDDQRISITRMGRVEYASPSTTYCN; encoded by the coding sequence ATGCTTGGTATTTCCAAACAAGGCTATGCTGCAAAAGGCTTTACGCTGCTTGAGCTAATGATTGCTGTGGCAATTTTGGTAATAGTGTTGGTGATTGCCGTACCTTCTTTGCAGGGCTTGATGCAAGACAATAAACAAAAGGTCACTCGTGATCTATTGGCCAATAGTTTAATTGTGGCCCAGCAGGAAGCTATTCGAAACAACCTCTCTACTTATGTTTGTCCCACAACTAATGGCACGAGTTGTGAAGCAGCCTGGGGTGCCAACAAAGGTTGGTTAGTTTATGTTGATACAAATAGAGATGGTAGTTTAGACAGTAGTCATCCAGAAAAACAGATTATTGTTGCTCACCCAAAGCCGCAATCTGCCGAGCTTAAATATAGCCCCTCTGTGGCAGGTAGTACCTTAGTGCGCTTCTTCCCAACTGGTCATGCATCAGCGGGCGAGTTGACAGTGTGTGCCCCCTCTAATGATTATGACGATCAACGTATTAGCATTACACGTATGGGGAGGGTTGAATATGCTTCGCCATCAACGACTTACTGCAACTAA
- the pilV gene encoding type IV pilus modification protein PilV, translating to MLRHQRLTATKQQGFTLIELLIAVVIVAIGLLGHAALQVQSVNTAHQARFAQTANIAMLDIVQRFSAMPEATVDNEFNADNLSDGAVPTSENCLAASTTCTREQFAAYEIRDWFISHSAYIPQLRFSIQHANNLVTVKMTWDANLSGAGASDCSADTSGAGHQCSEVAVWVR from the coding sequence ATGCTTCGCCATCAACGACTTACTGCAACTAAGCAACAAGGCTTTACCTTAATTGAACTGCTGATAGCAGTAGTTATTGTGGCTATTGGTTTACTTGGCCATGCGGCTTTGCAAGTGCAGTCGGTAAATACTGCCCATCAAGCCCGTTTTGCGCAAACGGCTAACATTGCCATGCTTGATATTGTGCAGCGCTTTAGTGCCATGCCTGAGGCTACTGTTGATAACGAATTTAATGCCGATAACTTGAGCGATGGTGCTGTTCCAACCAGTGAAAATTGTCTTGCTGCGTCTACAACCTGCACTCGAGAGCAGTTTGCTGCTTATGAAATTAGAGACTGGTTTATTAGTCACTCGGCTTACATTCCTCAGCTTCGTTTCTCTATTCAACATGCTAATAACTTAGTGACCGTGAAAATGACTTGGGATGCCAATCTATCTGGTGCAGGTGCCTCTGATTGCTCTGCAGATACCAGTGGTGCTGGTCACCAATGTAGTGAGGTTGCAGTATGGGTAAGGTGA
- a CDS encoding PilW family protein: MGKVMGKQAGFGLVELMIALVLSLIVVGGLYAALIGDQKSYEATRASHLLVSKNRMSIQTLRLYLQQAGFRDYNQLYQNTLLPLVSTADSFGFTWDEAQMVQGLNDQTTFAGAKADTDVIAFRFYGAAAPNASMYTCDGSELAADTVTTLVFFISTSDQLVCRDASGDTIFDESIDNLQVLYGSVDDSEFKYYTATEVSDWNEINRVKVGLLVSQEVSMGNLSNTNSYQVLDKTVAVNDRSIRQAVSETVLLLNMGT, translated from the coding sequence ATGGGTAAGGTGATGGGTAAACAAGCGGGTTTTGGCTTAGTTGAGTTAATGATCGCCTTGGTATTGTCTCTGATTGTGGTGGGGGGGTTGTATGCCGCGCTAATTGGTGACCAAAAAAGTTATGAGGCCACTCGAGCAAGCCACTTATTGGTGAGTAAAAATCGGATGAGCATTCAAACCTTGCGTCTTTATTTGCAACAAGCAGGCTTTCGAGATTATAACCAACTTTACCAAAATACCTTATTGCCGCTGGTTTCAACCGCCGATAGTTTTGGCTTTACTTGGGATGAAGCTCAAATGGTGCAAGGTTTAAATGACCAAACTACCTTTGCTGGCGCAAAAGCAGATACTGATGTTATTGCCTTTCGTTTTTATGGAGCCGCTGCACCAAATGCCAGTATGTATACTTGTGACGGCTCTGAGTTGGCGGCGGATACGGTAACAACCTTGGTGTTCTTTATTTCTACTAGTGACCAATTGGTTTGCCGCGACGCAAGTGGCGATACCATATTCGACGAAAGCATAGATAATTTGCAAGTACTATACGGAAGTGTAGATGACAGTGAATTTAAGTATTACACAGCCACCGAAGTCTCGGATTGGAATGAAATCAATCGCGTTAAAGTAGGCTTATTGGTCTCTCAAGAAGTATCGATGGGTAACTTAAGCAATACCAACAGTTACCAAGTGTTAGATAAAACCGTTGCAGTAAATGATAGAAGTATCCGACAAGCTGTTAGCGAAACGGTGTTGTTATTAAATATGGGAACTTAA
- a CDS encoding pilus assembly PilX family protein has product MPLNNIKQQGMALIMSLIMVVIIAMIGIAIAQQVTSGRKSSAVHQDHSMSFSRATSGVNEAEFVVRQQAYHSDALLNPDTPNNLVAPAFNSDTWWQDENNWSAANKMTVVTDAGGNLLAGSPRYIIEDGGVDSGLVLGVQVPKRRFLRITSKAEGEGGAVTYLQSYVAFME; this is encoded by the coding sequence ATGCCTTTGAATAATATTAAGCAACAAGGCATGGCGCTAATCATGTCCCTGATAATGGTTGTGATTATTGCGATGATTGGTATCGCTATTGCCCAACAGGTGACGAGTGGCCGTAAAAGTTCCGCTGTGCACCAAGATCACTCGATGAGTTTTTCTCGCGCAACTTCCGGCGTTAATGAAGCGGAGTTTGTGGTTCGCCAACAAGCCTATCATAGCGATGCACTGCTCAACCCAGATACTCCTAACAACCTAGTGGCACCAGCCTTTAACTCTGATACCTGGTGGCAAGACGAAAACAATTGGAGCGCGGCCAACAAAATGACAGTGGTGACAGATGCGGGCGGAAATTTACTGGCTGGCTCACCTCGTTACATTATCGAAGATGGTGGTGTTGATTCCGGTTTGGTATTGGGCGTTCAAGTACCTAAACGTCGCTTTTTACGTATTACTTCTAAAGCGGAAGGCGAAGGTGGTGCGGTAACTTATCTACAATCTTACGTAGCGTTCATGGAGTAA
- a CDS encoding type IV pilin protein: MKQVKGFTLLEVMITVAIVAILAGIAYPSYLSHVQSTKREEAKRTLVEAAQQMESYYAMHLSYASAATGTSLSIYTPSNEFNEIYTLTADNVSSSGYKLTATPKGSQTGDSCGSLSLSSTGLKEPTTGGCW; the protein is encoded by the coding sequence GTGAAACAAGTAAAAGGATTTACCCTGTTAGAGGTAATGATAACCGTTGCCATCGTAGCCATTCTTGCTGGTATTGCTTATCCCAGCTACCTAAGTCATGTACAAAGCACAAAACGAGAAGAAGCAAAAAGAACCTTAGTTGAAGCTGCTCAGCAAATGGAAAGCTATTATGCAATGCATTTAAGTTATGCCAGCGCAGCTACCGGAACCAGTTTAAGCATCTACACACCTAGCAACGAATTTAACGAAATTTATACACTGACAGCCGATAATGTTAGTTCTTCTGGTTATAAGCTTACTGCGACGCCTAAAGGCTCTCAAACTGGGGACTCTTGTGGAAGCTTGAGTCTATCCAGTACTGGTCTTAAAGAACCCACTACGGGGGGCTGTTGGTAA
- a CDS encoding pilus assembly protein yields MINLTKPSLYALTFSALIGVSQAGDLDLADAPLYVATTPPPMVMLVMGRDHTLYYEAYNDATDLDGDGDLDLNYKPTSITYAGYFNSYRCYSYSSGMFTPGDEADTNTKACNSGWSGDFLNYLTMSRMDVLRAVLYGGYRSTDDNGTTVLERAFVPQDAHSWGKSYTSEAVNGFKIEDYTPYSNPTGNNKHFFGTASWSDGGTAELRVLQNLDKDIWQWATTGRPVLDDGDPFDDYASYLVRVAVCVETKLEDNCREYKSEQAPVQSSYKPTGLLHDYGEDGGIEFGLITGSFDKNASGGVLRKVVSDFSDEIELSTGQFKADVTGIVSTIDNLRIFGFDYGSKSYPRNHQVDGVSTSCGWINDRPIQSGECASWGNPIGEMLYESLRYFHGEGYASPEYSSGSGAIDAAIGLPYATWDKPYDEINGVTRPYCTAAHNLVISDLSPSFDSDELPGVVSFPENNSNTGTYSTTALNGFHLENLLNTISSSSNENISGNYFIGESTDDVTGLLSTATAPTAKVVESLANIRGLSPQEPTKQGSYAVAGAAYYGHKTDMFSDKPGKQAIDTTVVAISSPLPEIKVLVGDDAQEVTILPFAKTVGGHYQTTAVKDRGAYQPTNTIVDFYVLESEPTKGEFVINYEDAEQGADHEMDMIVKYKYEVVDDLCPIYNVANHCPGETKRTGVQLSLATTFTATGFRQHAGYVIAGTDKDGIYLDVQKNFGLDGEGRSRQDATDYYLDTPLQDDSAFPNNSRITGSASEKLEPLPYQRTRNFFPSATSEAEYLPSPLWYAAKWGGFNDTNSNGVPDAGEWDNDVSGEPDNFFPVTNAGQLGAQIGKALEKIASGEQSANPPVFNNTFLNASAFLYQSTFDGEYWSGDIKAFAAADAGGFSTTATWSTAEELDAVTPSSRVIYTRNNESNRIVDFVVPNSLNGATNSLSLSQINALLDGQTGSDAVKLAYLTAVINYLRGERTYEAADLAYSMRTRASALGDVINSTPYYVDLVNDHAVEKPVLVYGANDGMVHIADAATGEEIMAYVPSQVYQGLNALTKSTYNHKYFVDGGIAGFSEESGNTTKTTVVGTLGTGFKGLYAIDVSDMSSPNKNKILWEIDTDTTGYSGIGYTREEPTIAKLANGKVGVIFANGYNSSDDEGQIFIADLEDGSLIKALKTGVGSAQDPTGQNRPNALASPAAVDKDGDGVVDRIYAGDLFGNMWVFDLTGSSSADWDLATTDGKPLFTAVSPTKLDGLSHTAQAITTRPSVGAHPYGLSQGVLVAFGTGKYIENSDNNTLGEATQSVYVIWDKLNGSYVSDSRSTVDGEEVYSSLLRQAIIEEDAKNRLLTEYVIDWGTHKGWYLDLVNSEGGNTNNYGERQVTNTLLLFNKLSLTTLLPNEDICASGGSGWYMELNLHSGITWNHGTDGNTDPDDTSDTINNDSSHQKVDGIPSPPTTIIVPPDSGNADDEIIVKNCVTLSTGAVFCFDDYQSPTGRLSLRTLH; encoded by the coding sequence ATGATTAATCTGACTAAACCCTCTCTTTACGCTCTAACTTTCTCTGCTTTAATCGGTGTTTCGCAGGCCGGTGACTTAGATCTAGCAGATGCACCTCTTTATGTAGCAACCACTCCGCCTCCTATGGTGATGTTGGTGATGGGGCGTGACCATACCCTTTATTACGAAGCCTATAATGATGCTACTGACTTAGACGGAGATGGTGATTTAGACTTAAACTACAAGCCAACGAGCATCACTTATGCTGGTTACTTTAATAGTTATCGATGTTATTCATATAGCAGTGGCATGTTTACTCCTGGAGATGAAGCAGATACCAATACTAAAGCCTGTAACAGTGGTTGGAGTGGTGACTTTCTAAACTACCTTACCATGTCGCGCATGGATGTATTGAGAGCGGTTCTTTACGGTGGCTACCGTAGTACCGATGACAATGGAACCACGGTATTAGAGCGAGCTTTTGTCCCGCAAGACGCCCATTCTTGGGGCAAGAGTTATACTTCTGAAGCTGTCAATGGTTTTAAGATTGAAGATTACACGCCTTATTCCAATCCTACCGGCAACAACAAGCACTTTTTTGGCACAGCTTCTTGGTCCGATGGAGGCACAGCAGAGCTTAGAGTTTTGCAAAACCTAGATAAAGATATTTGGCAGTGGGCTACAACAGGAAGACCCGTTCTGGATGATGGTGACCCATTTGATGATTATGCTTCTTATTTAGTACGAGTGGCCGTTTGTGTAGAAACTAAGCTTGAAGATAATTGTAGAGAATATAAAAGCGAGCAAGCGCCTGTGCAAAGCAGTTATAAACCTACCGGTTTACTGCATGACTATGGAGAAGATGGCGGTATTGAGTTTGGTTTAATTACCGGTAGTTTTGATAAAAATGCCTCTGGTGGTGTACTGCGTAAAGTCGTATCAGATTTTTCTGATGAAATCGAACTTTCTACCGGCCAGTTTAAAGCAGACGTAACAGGCATTGTTAGTACGATTGATAACTTGCGAATTTTTGGTTTTGACTATGGAAGCAAGAGTTATCCTCGAAACCATCAGGTTGATGGTGTCAGTACGAGTTGCGGTTGGATTAATGATCGCCCGATTCAAAGTGGAGAATGCGCGTCATGGGGTAACCCGATTGGTGAAATGCTCTATGAAAGCTTGCGTTATTTTCATGGCGAAGGTTACGCCAGCCCTGAGTATTCTTCTGGAAGTGGAGCTATCGATGCAGCAATTGGTTTGCCTTATGCTACATGGGACAAACCTTACGATGAGATTAACGGGGTAACAAGACCCTATTGTACTGCCGCTCACAATTTGGTGATTAGTGATTTGAGCCCTTCATTCGACTCTGACGAGCTACCAGGGGTAGTAAGTTTTCCTGAAAATAACTCTAATACGGGAACTTACAGCACTACTGCGCTCAACGGGTTTCACCTTGAGAATTTGTTAAATACTATATCGAGCAGTAGCAATGAGAACATTAGTGGCAACTATTTTATTGGTGAATCGACAGATGATGTTACCGGTTTATTAAGTACTGCCACTGCGCCTACAGCTAAGGTTGTTGAGTCACTTGCCAATATTCGCGGCTTGTCGCCACAAGAGCCTACTAAGCAAGGAAGTTATGCTGTCGCTGGGGCTGCTTATTACGGGCATAAAACAGATATGTTTAGTGATAAACCCGGCAAACAGGCTATCGATACTACCGTTGTAGCAATATCTTCCCCCTTACCTGAGATTAAAGTGCTGGTTGGAGACGACGCCCAAGAAGTTACCATTTTGCCTTTTGCAAAAACCGTTGGTGGGCATTACCAGACTACTGCGGTGAAAGATAGAGGCGCGTACCAACCTACTAATACTATCGTAGATTTCTATGTGCTTGAATCGGAACCGACAAAAGGCGAATTTGTCATCAACTACGAAGATGCTGAGCAGGGTGCTGATCATGAAATGGACATGATTGTGAAATACAAATACGAAGTAGTCGATGATTTGTGCCCTATCTATAATGTCGCCAATCATTGTCCAGGAGAGACTAAAAGAACTGGTGTACAGCTGTCGCTTGCAACCACTTTTACTGCCACTGGCTTTAGACAACATGCTGGTTATGTGATTGCAGGTACAGATAAAGACGGTATTTATCTCGATGTTCAAAAGAATTTTGGTCTTGATGGTGAAGGGAGGTCGCGACAAGACGCAACGGATTACTACCTAGATACACCATTACAAGATGATAGTGCGTTCCCAAATAATTCTAGGATAACGGGTAGCGCTAGTGAAAAACTAGAGCCTTTGCCTTATCAACGTACTAGGAACTTTTTCCCTAGCGCTACAAGTGAGGCAGAATACTTACCATCTCCGTTGTGGTATGCCGCAAAATGGGGCGGGTTTAATGACACTAATAGTAACGGAGTACCAGATGCCGGCGAGTGGGATAATGATGTAAGCGGAGAGCCTGATAACTTTTTCCCAGTGACAAACGCTGGTCAGCTTGGTGCGCAAATAGGCAAAGCATTAGAGAAAATTGCTAGTGGTGAACAATCGGCTAATCCACCAGTGTTTAATAATACTTTTTTAAATGCTAGTGCTTTTCTCTATCAATCTACTTTTGATGGTGAGTATTGGAGCGGAGATATAAAAGCTTTCGCTGCCGCTGATGCTGGTGGGTTTAGTACAACCGCAACTTGGAGTACTGCTGAAGAGTTAGATGCTGTCACGCCAAGCTCTAGAGTTATTTATACCCGCAACAATGAGAGCAATCGAATTGTTGATTTTGTGGTGCCAAATTCGCTAAATGGCGCTACTAATTCACTGAGTTTATCGCAAATTAATGCCTTATTGGACGGCCAAACTGGCAGCGATGCGGTTAAGTTGGCTTACTTAACGGCAGTAATCAACTACCTACGTGGTGAGCGAACCTATGAAGCAGCTGATTTAGCCTACAGCATGCGCACTAGAGCATCAGCCTTAGGAGACGTGATCAACTCAACGCCTTATTATGTTGATTTGGTCAATGACCATGCAGTAGAGAAACCCGTGTTGGTCTATGGTGCCAATGACGGTATGGTTCACATTGCAGATGCTGCCACTGGTGAAGAAATCATGGCTTATGTGCCAAGCCAGGTTTACCAAGGCTTAAATGCCCTAACCAAAAGTACTTATAATCATAAGTATTTTGTCGATGGGGGGATTGCTGGTTTTAGTGAAGAAAGTGGCAATACGACTAAAACCACCGTTGTTGGTACTTTAGGCACCGGATTTAAAGGCTTGTATGCGATAGATGTTAGTGACATGTCGAGCCCCAATAAAAATAAAATTTTATGGGAGATTGACACTGACACAACTGGATATTCCGGTATCGGTTATACCCGAGAAGAACCAACAATTGCTAAACTGGCTAATGGCAAAGTGGGGGTGATCTTCGCTAATGGCTATAACTCTAGCGATGATGAAGGGCAGATATTTATTGCCGATTTAGAGGATGGCAGCTTAATTAAAGCGTTAAAAACCGGTGTAGGAAGCGCCCAAGATCCTACTGGCCAAAACCGACCTAATGCATTAGCAAGCCCAGCAGCAGTGGATAAAGACGGTGATGGTGTCGTTGATCGTATTTATGCCGGTGATTTATTCGGTAATATGTGGGTATTTGATTTAACTGGTAGCAGCTCTGCCGATTGGGACTTAGCCACTACCGATGGAAAGCCATTATTTACAGCTGTTAGCCCAACTAAGTTAGATGGACTAAGTCATACTGCTCAAGCTATTACTACTCGGCCTTCTGTAGGTGCACATCCCTATGGTCTCTCTCAAGGTGTGCTAGTGGCATTTGGTACAGGTAAATACATCGAAAATTCAGATAACAATACTCTTGGTGAGGCTACCCAATCGGTTTATGTTATTTGGGATAAACTAAATGGCTCTTATGTTTCCGATTCGCGTTCAACTGTAGACGGTGAAGAGGTCTATAGCAGTTTATTGAGGCAGGCTATTATAGAAGAGGACGCTAAAAACCGACTGTTAACTGAGTATGTAATAGATTGGGGGACTCATAAGGGTTGGTATCTCGATTTGGTTAACTCTGAGGGTGGCAATACTAACAACTACGGCGAGCGACAGGTGACAAATACCCTGCTGTTGTTCAATAAGTTAAGTTTAACCACGCTGTTACCCAATGAAGATATATGTGCCTCTGGTGGTAGCGGTTGGTATATGGAGCTAAATCTACACTCTGGTATTACTTGGAATCACGGCACCGATGGCAATACCGACCCAGATGACACCTCGGATACCATCAATAATGATTCGTCACATCAAAAAGTAGATGGTATTCCTTCACCACCTACCACAATTATTGTTCCGCCAGACAGCGGTAATGCTGACGACGAAATTATTGTCAAAAACTGTGTAACCTTAAGTACGGGGGCGGTTTTTTGTTTTGACGATTACCAATCTCCCACAGGGCGTTTAAGTTTAAGAACCTTACACTAA